From Maridesulfovibrio ferrireducens, a single genomic window includes:
- a CDS encoding efflux RND transporter periplasmic adaptor subunit, whose amino-acid sequence MHKMIIFTLLAMLILLPGCKEEVKKELPVRPVRVLEISNNTSPELRTYPGKVKAVREVGLAFRVPGQIVHFNVKEGDYVEKGQAIASLDQRDFQAAVADLQAKLNGARSILNEAELNYERNRKLLDSDTIAQASFDSAKSSFETSRASMNSIMQELMRANLTLQYTVLTAPFSGTIAYKSVDNHEYIQAKETIVQLEDLSTLDVVIDIPEAVWVRAFSGKTVENVKAIARFESYQEETFKLRVKEFQTKANPQTQTYEVTLNMENPDGFSIHPGMTAEVVASMPEADGVKSVAIPISAVLGAPGDKKYVWIFRNGGVQRREIEVGRIFKDMFEVHKGINPGEVVVVSGVNYLYEGQIVKVLKGRIGSRG is encoded by the coding sequence ATGCATAAAATGATTATATTTACTTTGCTGGCGATGCTGATTTTATTGCCGGGGTGTAAAGAAGAAGTAAAAAAAGAACTTCCTGTCCGGCCTGTTCGGGTTTTGGAAATATCTAATAATACAAGTCCTGAACTGCGTACGTATCCTGGAAAAGTGAAAGCTGTGCGAGAAGTCGGGCTTGCGTTCAGAGTCCCGGGACAGATCGTTCATTTTAACGTGAAAGAAGGCGATTATGTGGAAAAGGGGCAGGCGATCGCCTCGCTTGACCAACGGGATTTTCAGGCTGCAGTCGCGGATTTGCAGGCCAAGCTTAACGGAGCGCGGTCTATATTGAATGAAGCTGAATTAAACTATGAGCGGAATCGTAAACTTCTTGATTCGGATACCATTGCTCAAGCATCTTTTGATTCAGCAAAAAGCTCATTTGAAACAAGCCGGGCTAGCATGAATTCAATTATGCAGGAGCTTATGAGGGCAAATCTGACTCTTCAATATACAGTTTTAACCGCACCATTCAGCGGCACGATTGCTTATAAATCTGTTGATAATCATGAATACATTCAGGCCAAAGAGACTATTGTCCAGCTCGAAGATCTTTCGACTCTGGATGTGGTGATTGATATTCCTGAAGCTGTGTGGGTAAGGGCATTCAGCGGTAAGACTGTTGAGAATGTAAAGGCTATAGCCCGGTTTGAATCATATCAGGAAGAAACTTTCAAGTTGCGGGTAAAAGAATTTCAGACCAAGGCCAATCCTCAGACGCAAACCTATGAAGTTACGCTGAATATGGAAAACCCTGACGGATTTTCAATTCATCCCGGTATGACTGCTGAAGTTGTGGCCAGCATGCCCGAAGCTGATGGAGTGAAGTCTGTGGCTATTCCTATTTCAGCTGTTTTAGGCGCTCCCGGTGATAAAAAGTATGTCTGGATATTCCGTAATGGTGGTGTTCAGAGGCGTGAAATTGAAGTTGGTAGAATTTTTAAAGATATGTTTGAGGTTCATAAAGGAATCAATCCCGGTGAAGTCGTGGTCGTTTCCGGTGTAAATTATCTATATGAAGGACAGATAGTTAAAGTTCTTAAAGGTAGAATCGGGAGCAGAGGATGA
- a CDS encoding OmpA family protein translates to MKTALSSFCCLLILLTGSALHAQEDGFANDSDQILEMLLGPADSAGDIYGLTANSGMIGRANLKIEFDVNSAKIKKEALPIANALGAAMISPRGSSMSVLLKGHTDSDGDKKYNRKLSLKRAEAVRLYLVEKFKINPARISVKGIGEDEPLISNDTKEGKAFNRRVEVVNTTGTKGVKEPKPKQGTKVEW, encoded by the coding sequence ATGAAAACTGCATTAAGTTCTTTTTGTTGCTTGTTAATTTTGCTGACAGGTTCCGCTCTGCATGCACAGGAAGATGGTTTTGCTAACGATTCTGATCAGATCTTGGAAATGCTTCTCGGCCCCGCAGACTCTGCGGGTGATATTTATGGTTTAACAGCCAATTCCGGCATGATCGGCAGGGCTAATTTGAAAATAGAATTTGATGTGAATTCCGCCAAGATTAAAAAAGAAGCCTTGCCTATTGCCAACGCTCTGGGAGCTGCAATGATTTCGCCTCGTGGGAGTTCGATGTCTGTGTTGTTGAAAGGGCATACAGATTCTGACGGGGATAAAAAGTATAATCGTAAATTGAGTCTTAAGAGGGCCGAGGCTGTGCGGTTGTATCTTGTTGAGAAGTTCAAAATAAATCCGGCTAGGATATCAGTCAAAGGTATTGGTGAGGATGAGCCGCTTATATCCAATGACACCAAAGAAGGCAAAGCCTTTAATCGCAGAGTTGAAGTGGTAAATACTACAGGCACAAAGGGCGTTAAAGAGCCAAAACCTAAACAGGGAACGAAGGTTGAGTGGTAG
- a CDS encoding FmdE family protein, translating into MNNFFSSETIKRVIEFHGHQCPGLAVGIRASELCLNKLGHNKDSSLVAICETDMCGVDAIQFLTGCSVGKGNLLFKDHGKMAFTFFRREDGEGFRALLNPEFLEKSREKMNRLMKASSDGTATDEEERQCTAVRSEVETQYLEADLEEMFILDKPQINMPRPAKILQSLNCDNCGEQLMESRSRRFSGQTLCIPCFTNVEQKI; encoded by the coding sequence ATGAATAATTTTTTCAGCTCTGAAACAATTAAAAGAGTTATAGAATTCCACGGTCACCAGTGCCCCGGACTGGCTGTAGGTATTCGTGCATCAGAACTGTGTTTAAACAAACTGGGACATAACAAGGATTCCTCGCTTGTAGCAATTTGTGAAACAGATATGTGCGGAGTGGATGCAATCCAGTTTCTCACCGGATGCTCAGTAGGAAAAGGCAACCTGCTCTTTAAAGATCACGGAAAAATGGCTTTTACGTTTTTCAGACGTGAAGACGGCGAAGGTTTCAGAGCATTGCTGAATCCCGAATTTCTGGAAAAAAGCAGAGAGAAAATGAACAGACTGATGAAGGCTTCTTCCGATGGTACGGCAACAGACGAAGAGGAAAGACAATGTACAGCTGTTCGGTCTGAAGTAGAAACCCAATATTTGGAAGCAGATCTTGAAGAAATGTTCATTCTAGATAAACCGCAAATAAATATGCCCCGCCCTGCCAAAATTCTGCAATCACTTAACTGTGACAATTGCGGTGAACAATTGATGGAATCGCGCTCAAGAAGATTCTCAGGGCAGACACTGTGCATCCCCTGTTTTACAAACGTTGAGCAGAAAATCTGA
- the arfB gene encoding alternative ribosome rescue aminoacyl-tRNA hydrolase ArfB has product MITITQALSIPDSEIIFIASRSSGPGGQHVNKTSSRVTLIFNLQESASLSNYQKRTLLSKIGNKVNSKGELQISCEEHRSQFRNKEEALERFKNILADGLKPIKQRRKTKVPNSTKRKRMDNKNKRATTKKQRSKPDY; this is encoded by the coding sequence ATGATAACTATCACACAAGCATTGTCTATACCCGATAGCGAAATTATTTTTATTGCGAGCCGCAGTTCCGGTCCGGGGGGGCAGCACGTTAATAAAACATCTTCACGCGTGACTCTAATTTTTAATTTGCAAGAGTCTGCATCCCTCAGCAACTATCAAAAAAGGACTCTTCTCTCAAAAATAGGGAATAAGGTTAATAGTAAAGGTGAGTTGCAGATATCGTGCGAGGAACATCGCAGCCAGTTCCGCAACAAAGAGGAAGCTCTTGAGCGTTTTAAAAATATTTTGGCGGATGGATTAAAGCCAATCAAGCAAAGGCGTAAAACCAAAGTTCCAAATTCTACGAAGCGTAAACGGATGGACAATAAAAATAAACGTGCGACAACTAAAAAGCAGCGTTCAAAGCCTGATTATTAA
- a CDS encoding efflux RND transporter permease subunit has product MSLARYTIEKKTVSIVLTLVLFLGGIMAFLNMSRLEDPEFTIKQALVITNYPGATPAEVADEVTDVIESAAQQLKQLKEVTSINNRGQSIVTVEVAEKYDKNTLPQVWDELRRKVNDAQGALPPGAGPSLVIDDFSDVYGILLSVSGEGYSQQDLQDYVSFLRKELLLVDNVAKVSIWGERLETVFVEISRARMAQLGLSLESVYKMLSERNLVVKSGNVRVGNEYIEIAPTGGIESVEDLGDLFIRDVKGGRLVPLKDVATIHRGYQDPPSRVMHFNGKSAIALGISMIPSSNVVDLGKAVDLKLEELKSETPVGINIENIYFQPKRVEGAVNSFVLNLGEAVVIVIIVLLLFMGMQSGLLIGAVLLITICGSFIFIQMAGVALERISLGALIIALGMLVDNAIVVIEGILIRYQKGGRRIQSAVDVVEQNKWPLLGATVIAVLAFAGIGMSQDSVGEFCRSLFIVLLISLMMSWITAVTITPLLCEMFLKPKISEGGDLYKGFIFWAYKKVLEFCLRRRAFTLLVLGGLLVASIYGFGFVKQSFFPDSTQPRFFIHYWLPQGTDVRATRDDIAEIERFIKQDKRVKNITSFIGEGAPRFILTYAPEKSNSSYGMILVEVKDYSTVDEVMTKYKEEVNALYPEAEAKFKKFKLGPGREASFEVRFSGPDTKVLRDLSREAQQVMLKSGKAESIRDNWRQEVKVLTPVIMEAQAKIAGITRPDLARAMNMFFSGARAGVYREGDKLLPIIMRPPENERLNVEQIGDVQVFSPVAGRMIPVEEIVSGFATEMQYGMLKTRNRMLTVTASCEPVSGLPSVLFNELRPQIESIKIPAGYTMEWGGEYEDSTDAQASLGGCLPLPFAIMILVTIMLFNCLRIPLIIWLTVPLSIIGVTVGLLFTGEPFGFMALLGFLSLSGMLIKNAVVLLDQINIELKEGKEPYMAVVDSCVSRIRPVAMAAVTTILGMLPLVTDAFFSAMAVTIMSGLAFATVLTLLVVPVLYAVFYKIKNPA; this is encoded by the coding sequence ATGAGTCTGGCAAGGTATACAATTGAAAAGAAGACTGTCTCAATAGTTTTGACTCTGGTTCTTTTTCTCGGCGGGATCATGGCTTTTCTAAATATGTCCAGATTGGAAGATCCTGAATTCACCATTAAACAAGCGTTGGTTATAACTAATTATCCGGGAGCGACCCCTGCGGAAGTTGCAGATGAAGTGACGGATGTTATTGAGAGTGCTGCTCAGCAGTTAAAACAGCTCAAAGAAGTTACTTCTATTAACAATCGCGGGCAGTCCATTGTCACGGTTGAAGTTGCAGAAAAATATGACAAGAATACTCTGCCGCAGGTCTGGGACGAGTTGCGGAGAAAAGTGAATGACGCACAGGGGGCTCTTCCTCCGGGAGCCGGACCTTCCCTTGTTATTGATGACTTCAGTGATGTCTACGGGATTCTGCTTTCGGTTTCAGGAGAAGGCTATTCTCAGCAGGATCTTCAGGACTATGTCAGTTTTTTGCGTAAAGAATTGCTGCTGGTTGATAATGTGGCAAAGGTTTCCATCTGGGGAGAACGTCTGGAAACTGTTTTTGTTGAGATATCCCGTGCGAGAATGGCTCAGCTGGGTTTGTCCCTTGAATCTGTCTATAAAATGCTGTCTGAACGAAATCTGGTTGTTAAATCCGGTAATGTACGGGTCGGGAACGAGTATATTGAAATAGCTCCGACGGGCGGGATTGAGTCTGTAGAAGATCTGGGTGATTTGTTTATACGGGATGTTAAGGGAGGAAGGCTTGTTCCTCTTAAGGACGTCGCTACCATTCATCGCGGTTATCAGGATCCTCCGTCACGGGTAATGCATTTCAACGGAAAATCTGCGATTGCTCTGGGTATTTCGATGATTCCTTCAAGCAATGTGGTTGATCTCGGGAAAGCTGTAGACCTTAAGCTTGAAGAACTAAAGAGCGAAACTCCGGTTGGCATAAACATAGAAAATATTTATTTCCAGCCGAAAAGGGTTGAGGGCGCTGTAAATTCATTTGTTCTTAATCTTGGTGAAGCTGTAGTTATTGTTATCATTGTACTTCTTTTGTTTATGGGGATGCAGAGCGGACTTCTTATCGGAGCTGTCCTACTGATAACAATTTGCGGATCATTCATTTTTATTCAGATGGCGGGGGTCGCTTTGGAGCGTATTTCGCTCGGGGCACTCATCATCGCTTTGGGGATGCTTGTAGATAACGCAATTGTTGTTATCGAAGGTATCCTGATTCGTTATCAAAAGGGTGGCCGTAGGATTCAATCCGCTGTCGATGTAGTGGAACAGAATAAATGGCCTTTACTTGGAGCGACAGTCATAGCCGTTCTGGCTTTTGCCGGAATCGGTATGAGTCAGGATAGTGTTGGGGAATTTTGTAGATCTTTGTTCATAGTTCTGTTGATTTCTCTGATGATGAGCTGGATTACGGCGGTAACTATTACCCCGCTGCTTTGCGAAATGTTTTTGAAACCGAAGATCAGCGAAGGTGGAGATCTTTATAAAGGTTTTATATTCTGGGCGTATAAAAAAGTATTAGAGTTTTGTCTCAGGCGCAGAGCTTTTACCCTGCTGGTTCTTGGCGGGTTGTTGGTTGCGTCCATTTACGGCTTCGGTTTCGTTAAGCAGAGTTTCTTTCCTGATTCTACTCAGCCTCGCTTTTTTATACATTACTGGTTGCCGCAAGGCACAGATGTAAGAGCAACTCGTGATGATATTGCTGAGATTGAGCGTTTTATTAAACAGGATAAAAGGGTTAAGAATATCACTTCTTTTATCGGAGAAGGTGCGCCTAGGTTTATTCTTACTTATGCACCTGAAAAGTCTAATTCTTCATATGGAATGATTTTAGTCGAGGTGAAAGATTATAGTACAGTTGACGAGGTGATGACCAAGTACAAAGAAGAGGTCAACGCCTTGTATCCTGAAGCAGAAGCGAAATTTAAGAAGTTTAAACTCGGACCGGGACGAGAAGCTTCATTCGAGGTTCGTTTCAGCGGTCCGGATACGAAAGTTCTTCGTGATCTTTCACGGGAAGCTCAGCAGGTAATGCTTAAATCCGGCAAGGCTGAATCCATAAGAGATAACTGGAGACAGGAAGTAAAAGTCCTCACTCCGGTGATCATGGAAGCTCAGGCTAAAATCGCCGGGATTACCCGCCCTGACCTTGCAAGGGCTATGAATATGTTCTTTTCCGGGGCAAGAGCCGGAGTCTACAGAGAAGGGGATAAACTGTTACCGATTATCATGCGTCCTCCTGAAAATGAGCGGTTGAATGTTGAGCAGATCGGTGATGTGCAGGTCTTCAGTCCTGTTGCCGGGCGTATGATTCCGGTTGAAGAGATTGTTTCAGGTTTTGCCACTGAAATGCAATACGGAATGCTTAAAACAAGAAATAGGATGTTGACGGTTACTGCTTCCTGTGAGCCTGTTTCAGGGTTGCCTTCGGTTTTATTTAATGAGTTGAGACCTCAAATTGAATCCATTAAAATACCTGCCGGATATACTATGGAATGGGGCGGAGAGTATGAGGATTCGACCGACGCTCAAGCGAGTTTAGGCGGCTGTTTGCCTTTACCTTTTGCAATTATGATCCTTGTGACCATAATGCTTTTCAACTGCCTGCGGATTCCGCTTATTATCTGGCTGACCGTTCCGTTGTCTATCATCGGTGTTACTGTGGGACTTCTTTTCACGGGAGAGCCTTTCGGGTTCATGGCTCTTCTCGGATTTTTGAGTCTGTCCGGTATGCTTATTAAGAATGCGGTTGTGTTGCTTGATCAGATCAATATTGAGCTTAAAGAAGGCAAGGAGCCCTACATGGCCGTTGTCGATTCGTGTGTAAGCCGTATCCGGCCTGTCGCAATGGCGGCAGTTACGACTATTCTCGGTATGCTGCCTCTTGTGACAGATGCTTTCTTCTCGGCAATGGCAGTGACTATTATGTCGGGGCTTGCATTTGCAACAGTGCTTACGTTGCTCGTAGTTCCTGTGCTTTATGCTGTATTTTATAAAATAAAAAATCCTGCATAA
- a CDS encoding iron ABC transporter substrate-binding protein, with amino-acid sequence MNKLLLVLLTALTSLCMSLPAYAGTRTITDMAGRTVEIPDKVDKVICSGPGCLRYLTYLQGQGLIVGVDSIEKRKSRFDSRPYAMANPQFKDKPLFGEFRGHDNPELILSLEPQPQVIFKTYKGMGFDPDKLQEKTGIPVICLAYSSIATKRQLIYNSLKLMGDVVGKSERAEKICNFIEKNINDLEKRTADVPESQRKSCYVGGIAKKGPHGFQSTEPAYPPFLFVNAKNVACPPEEQGKPLQHANVSKEQIVAWNPEILFMDISTCQLGDEASAINELKTDPVYKSLDAVINDQVYTVLPYNWYSRNYGSIIADAFYVGKVLYPEKFADIDPKVKADEIYSFMVGKPVFNEMDNAFKEKAFDKLVLR; translated from the coding sequence ATGAATAAGCTCCTATTGGTTCTTCTGACAGCACTAACCTCACTTTGTATGTCCCTACCTGCTTATGCAGGAACAAGAACGATCACAGACATGGCCGGACGCACCGTTGAAATTCCTGATAAAGTTGATAAGGTTATCTGCTCAGGGCCGGGATGCTTACGCTATCTTACTTATCTTCAGGGACAGGGGCTTATTGTCGGAGTCGACAGCATTGAAAAAAGGAAAAGCAGATTTGATTCGCGTCCATACGCAATGGCTAATCCGCAGTTTAAAGATAAACCACTCTTCGGCGAATTCAGGGGACACGACAATCCGGAACTGATTCTATCCCTTGAACCGCAACCACAGGTTATTTTCAAAACATATAAAGGAATGGGCTTCGATCCTGACAAATTGCAGGAAAAAACCGGAATACCAGTGATTTGCCTAGCATACAGCAGCATCGCAACCAAAAGGCAGTTGATCTACAACTCACTCAAACTTATGGGTGATGTTGTCGGCAAATCTGAGAGAGCGGAAAAAATCTGTAATTTCATCGAAAAAAACATCAATGACCTGGAAAAGAGAACTGCGGACGTTCCTGAATCACAGCGCAAATCCTGCTACGTAGGCGGAATTGCAAAAAAAGGGCCTCACGGATTTCAATCCACTGAACCGGCCTATCCTCCTTTTCTCTTCGTTAATGCTAAAAACGTAGCCTGTCCGCCGGAAGAACAGGGCAAACCATTGCAACATGCAAATGTTTCAAAAGAACAGATTGTAGCGTGGAATCCTGAAATTTTATTTATGGACATCTCAACCTGCCAGCTTGGTGATGAAGCAAGCGCCATTAATGAACTTAAAACTGATCCCGTTTACAAGAGCCTTGATGCCGTGATTAATGATCAGGTTTATACAGTTCTTCCTTATAACTGGTATTCGCGGAATTACGGTTCAATAATCGCAGATGCTTTTTATGTTGGTAAAGTTCTTTACCCTGAAAAATTTGCGGACATTGATCCTAAAGTTAAAGCCGATGAAATTTACAGTTTCATGGTCGGAAAGCCCGTATTTAATGAGATGGATAATGCCTTTAAAGAAAAAGCATTCGACAAGCTGGTTTTGAGGTAG
- a CDS encoding TetR/AcrR family transcriptional regulator — MTKKEKIFNAGAKLFAERSFNSVGIRDIAREAEVNSAMISYYFGGKTGLLREIFSSFVDLVLAVVKKSMDESADHYELCDNNVRRFIDNARKNRDVYLVGLRELNHDSPDLQDLRDTLQATGWEYFSNHLSRMGSSVKHPEIVRDITFTAVMGIIFSDYLLGGGTFIDNDELVETYKGVISSILRLGTPELWK, encoded by the coding sequence ATGACTAAGAAAGAGAAAATATTTAACGCTGGCGCAAAGTTGTTCGCCGAGCGTTCGTTCAACTCTGTCGGAATCAGGGATATAGCCAGAGAGGCAGAGGTCAACAGTGCTATGATTTCTTATTACTTTGGAGGTAAAACCGGTTTGCTCAGGGAGATTTTTTCTTCCTTTGTCGATTTGGTTTTGGCTGTTGTTAAGAAGTCCATGGACGAGTCGGCAGATCATTATGAATTGTGTGATAACAATGTAAGAAGATTTATAGATAATGCCCGTAAAAACCGGGATGTTTATCTGGTCGGACTCAGAGAGCTTAATCATGACAGTCCTGATTTACAGGATTTAAGAGATACGTTGCAGGCCACAGGGTGGGAATACTTTTCAAATCATCTTTCCCGAATGGGCTCAAGTGTTAAACATCCTGAAATAGTGCGAGATATTACTTTTACTGCGGTAATGGGGATTATTTTTTCCGATTACCTGCTTGGTGGCGGTACTTTTATTGATAATGATGAATTGGTGGAAACTTACAAAGGTGTCATTTCCAGTATTTTAAGGTTGGGAACACCGGAACTCTGGAAATAA
- a CDS encoding ABC transporter substrate-binding protein, whose amino-acid sequence MKTSTFLIIIILIFSSTCTATAQPAKITLATHNLCPYGCYDENGIFDGCAVRVVKYAFNKMNIKLNIVVVPWIRAQRLAKDGKVDGFFAASKSEDRDQYGVQSAIIAEQRWNWYMLQENPLDPASEHFKKRATVASFRGSNMLKWLKANNYNATSSPPTTEHLLNMLLLKRFDAMLANDMVMTDKILKHNIHNRLKIITLLSKPLGVYFSKNFINENPDFLSQFNKHVEKYMKDHPLPLNLFACPLL is encoded by the coding sequence ATGAAAACTTCAACTTTTTTGATAATCATAATTCTGATCTTTAGTTCAACCTGCACGGCTACAGCTCAGCCTGCTAAAATAACTCTGGCGACACACAACCTGTGTCCCTATGGTTGCTACGATGAAAACGGGATATTTGATGGGTGCGCTGTAAGAGTGGTCAAGTATGCATTCAACAAAATGAATATCAAACTGAATATTGTTGTAGTTCCGTGGATCAGGGCGCAGCGTTTAGCCAAGGATGGGAAAGTTGACGGTTTTTTCGCAGCCTCTAAGAGTGAAGACCGTGACCAATATGGAGTGCAGTCCGCTATTATAGCTGAACAAAGATGGAACTGGTATATGCTTCAGGAAAATCCACTGGACCCAGCTTCTGAACACTTCAAAAAAAGAGCTACAGTAGCCAGTTTTCGAGGATCAAATATGCTCAAATGGCTTAAAGCGAACAACTACAATGCCACATCATCCCCACCCACCACAGAACATTTGCTTAACATGCTTTTGCTTAAACGCTTTGATGCCATGCTTGCAAACGATATGGTTATGACTGATAAAATCTTAAAACATAATATTCATAACCGCTTAAAAATTATAACTCTTTTAAGCAAGCCTCTAGGTGTTTATTTTTCTAAAAATTTCATAAATGAAAACCCGGATTTTCTGAGTCAATTCAATAAACATGTTGAAAAATATATGAAAGATCACCCGCTACCTCTGAACCTCTTCGCCTGTCCTTTACTTTAA
- a CDS encoding ABC transporter ATP-binding protein gives MNLKVNGLNFNYNGTSILEEINFSVDKGELLAILGPNGAGKTTLLKCLNAIHKPEQGCVLIKEQDVFKLSSDDIAKLLGYVPQRVEPARLSVFDAVLMGRKPHIKWRVRDHDICIVDAALKRLSLCHLSLRYIDQLSGGELQKVSIARALVQEPEVLLLDEPTSSLDLKNQLEILRTVRGVVKGHMVSAIMTMHDLNTALRYADKFIFLKDGTIYGCGATECVTPEMIEAVYGVPVEIEIRNGCPVIHPIEDLNAIDHSHTHSHNHVHANAAIHNQ, from the coding sequence ATAAACCTCAAAGTAAACGGCCTTAATTTCAACTACAACGGAACTTCGATTCTCGAAGAAATTAATTTTTCCGTAGATAAGGGCGAACTTCTTGCTATTCTCGGTCCCAACGGAGCGGGGAAAACAACCTTACTCAAATGCCTGAACGCCATCCACAAGCCCGAACAGGGTTGTGTTCTCATTAAGGAACAGGATGTGTTTAAACTCAGTTCAGACGATATAGCAAAACTGCTGGGCTATGTTCCGCAGCGGGTTGAACCTGCACGGCTGAGTGTCTTCGATGCGGTCCTTATGGGGCGCAAACCACATATAAAATGGCGGGTCCGCGACCACGACATCTGCATTGTGGATGCGGCATTAAAAAGGCTTTCTTTATGCCATCTATCGCTAAGATATATTGATCAACTAAGCGGCGGAGAACTGCAAAAAGTCAGCATTGCGCGAGCCCTTGTTCAGGAGCCGGAAGTTCTTTTATTGGATGAACCCACCAGCAGTCTTGATCTTAAAAACCAGTTGGAAATTCTGCGAACCGTCAGAGGAGTTGTGAAAGGGCACATGGTTTCAGCCATTATGACCATGCACGACCTGAATACAGCACTACGCTACGCCGACAAATTCATTTTTCTCAAAGACGGAACTATCTACGGATGCGGCGCAACTGAATGTGTCACACCGGAAATGATCGAAGCGGTATACGGAGTACCTGTTGAAATTGAAATCAGAAACGGATGTCCCGTTATTCATCCCATTGAAGATTTAAACGCAATCGACCACAGCCATACGCACAGCCACAACCATGTACACGCAAATGCCGCAATTCATAACCAATAG
- a CDS encoding iron ABC transporter permease, protein MHFNDGQIPPEYAKHIRRKSLFIVAGFVITAIVFTSSIGMGPVSISISETLRTLFGETISKRFDLIIWNIRLPQALTAIAAGAGLSVSGAVMQAILRNPLGSPFTLGISHAAAFGAAVSVMILDLGTMASSNVGAVTINSPYLTTAVAFSFSLIATFAIIAISRLRRATPEVMVLTGVALGALFTAGTMFLQYFADDVQLAAMVFWTFGDVARATWTELGIISVVTFIAYIWFTLNRWNFNAIEAGDETAKGLGVKVERIRLTGMLLASLVTSVIVSFLGIIGFVGLVCPHMVRRMVGDDYRFLLPGSCLLGAALLLTADTAARLMLAPNVLPVSVLTAFLGAPVFIWLIIRGNK, encoded by the coding sequence ATGCACTTTAATGACGGACAAATCCCGCCGGAGTATGCAAAACATATTAGGCGCAAGTCTTTATTCATTGTCGCCGGATTCGTTATCACTGCGATAGTATTTACTTCGTCCATCGGAATGGGACCTGTTTCTATATCAATTTCGGAAACGCTTCGTACTCTGTTTGGAGAAACTATTTCCAAACGATTCGATCTCATAATATGGAATATCAGACTGCCCCAAGCCCTCACAGCAATTGCTGCAGGGGCGGGGCTTTCTGTTTCCGGCGCAGTAATGCAGGCGATTCTCCGAAATCCTCTAGGTTCACCTTTCACCTTGGGGATTTCACATGCGGCGGCTTTCGGCGCCGCTGTATCTGTCATGATCCTCGACCTTGGAACCATGGCCAGCTCAAACGTTGGCGCAGTGACTATTAACAGCCCCTACTTAACGACAGCAGTTGCATTCTCTTTCAGCCTGATTGCCACCTTTGCGATCATTGCAATATCGCGGCTTCGTCGGGCTACGCCCGAAGTAATGGTTCTCACAGGGGTTGCCTTGGGAGCGCTATTCACAGCCGGAACCATGTTTCTGCAATACTTTGCAGATGATGTTCAGCTGGCGGCCATGGTTTTCTGGACTTTCGGCGACGTTGCCAGAGCAACATGGACCGAGCTTGGAATAATAAGCGTAGTAACTTTCATTGCCTATATATGGTTCACCCTGAATCGTTGGAATTTCAATGCAATTGAAGCTGGCGACGAAACAGCAAAAGGTCTGGGTGTAAAAGTCGAACGTATAAGACTTACAGGGATGCTGCTGGCCTCGCTTGTGACCTCCGTAATCGTTTCCTTTCTGGGGATTATTGGATTTGTAGGGCTCGTCTGTCCACACATGGTCAGACGTATGGTCGGGGATGATTATAGGTTTCTGCTTCCGGGATCATGCCTGCTCGGAGCCGCCCTGCTCTTAACAGCGGACACTGCCGCCCGTCTTATGCTCGCACCAAACGTACTGCCTGTGTCCGTGCTGACAGCCTTCCTAGGCGCGCCGGTCTTTATCTGGCTGATAATAAGGGGGAATAAATGA